The Lewinellaceae bacterium genome has a segment encoding these proteins:
- the clpB gene encoding ATP-dependent chaperone ClpB gives MTYDNFTTKSQEAIMKAQQIAGGLDQQQVDTPHLLSGILQTDEDVSKFLLQKMDVNILVLKKQLDEEVRKYPKVEGSDKQFLSNDANKALAAAKKFLTEFEDEFISLELIMLGILSGKDKGASILKDLGATIDGLKAAIKELRKGRKVTDQSADNTYNSLKKFAINLNERAENGKLDPIIGRDEEIRRVLHILSRRKKNNPLLIGEAGVGKTAIVEGIAWRIVKQDVPENLKSKKIFALDVASLIAGAKYKGEFEERLKSVIKEVTESDGEYILFIDEIHTLIGAGGGQGAMDAANILKPALARGELRTIGATTLDEYQKYFEKDKALVRRFQTILIEEPSIEDTISILRGLQERYEVYHKIEILDEALIAAAELSARYISDRALPDKAIDLIDEAAAKLRLELDSLPEEVDEWDRKVRQLEIEREAIKREKKNEAKLQSINEQIANSKEKRDSIRASWKNEKEIVDTIQEIKKHIEQLEMEADRAERNSDFETVAKIRYGELQKQQAMLMAGEEKLDKLPEGSRFTNDEVNANDIADIIAKWTGIPVTKMLQSEKDKLLHLEDEIGKRLIGQQEAVRAVSDAVRRSRAGLQDPNRPIGSFIFLGPTGVGKTELAKTLAEVLFDDERAITRIDMSEFQERHAVSRLVGAPPGYVGYDEGGQLTEAVRRRPYSIILLDEIEKAHPDTFNILLQVLDDGRLTDNKGRVADFKNTIIIMTSNMGAEIILENFEDLDALGEDHRRDIMETTKEEVFEKLKEELRPEFLNRIDEQIMFTPLSLAEIKQILLLLLKKVDKMLARQGIVSKISDNALNWLAKRGYNPQFGARPMKRVLQKDVINELSKVVLSGEYVTGDTIYIDTDKNGLVFGKTPFKEAEKPAEVKAAPKKDKGKENELDALKKATKDVEDAVKDIEE, from the coding sequence ATGACATACGATAATTTCACGACAAAATCACAAGAAGCCATCATGAAGGCCCAGCAGATCGCCGGAGGGCTTGATCAGCAACAAGTGGATACGCCCCATTTGCTTTCAGGAATTTTGCAAACCGATGAAGATGTTTCAAAATTCCTCCTGCAAAAAATGGATGTAAATATTCTTGTCCTCAAGAAACAGCTTGATGAGGAAGTCAGAAAATATCCCAAAGTAGAGGGCTCAGATAAACAATTTTTGAGCAATGATGCCAATAAAGCATTGGCTGCCGCTAAAAAATTTCTCACAGAGTTTGAAGATGAATTCATTTCTCTTGAACTTATTATGTTGGGAATCCTCAGTGGAAAAGACAAGGGCGCAAGTATCCTGAAAGATTTAGGAGCCACCATTGACGGTCTGAAAGCGGCCATCAAGGAATTGCGGAAAGGCAGAAAGGTGACCGATCAAAGTGCGGACAATACCTACAATTCATTAAAGAAATTTGCCATCAACCTCAATGAAAGAGCTGAAAACGGCAAACTGGATCCTATCATAGGCCGCGACGAGGAGATCCGGCGCGTGCTACACATTCTTTCTCGCAGAAAGAAAAATAACCCTTTGCTCATCGGTGAGGCCGGGGTGGGTAAAACAGCTATCGTTGAAGGCATTGCCTGGCGTATCGTCAAACAGGATGTTCCGGAAAATCTAAAGTCTAAAAAAATATTTGCCCTGGATGTTGCTTCGCTGATCGCAGGAGCAAAATACAAAGGAGAATTTGAAGAACGCCTGAAAAGCGTCATCAAAGAAGTCACGGAATCGGATGGAGAATACATCTTGTTTATCGATGAGATCCATACCCTCATTGGTGCCGGTGGCGGACAAGGAGCCATGGATGCAGCCAATATACTGAAACCCGCCCTCGCACGTGGAGAACTGCGTACCATCGGGGCAACCACCCTGGATGAATACCAAAAATACTTTGAAAAAGACAAGGCTTTGGTAAGGCGTTTTCAGACCATTCTCATCGAGGAACCGAGTATTGAAGATACCATTTCCATCCTCCGTGGATTACAGGAACGTTACGAGGTGTATCATAAAATTGAGATCCTGGACGAGGCCCTCATTGCGGCCGCTGAATTGTCAGCAAGGTATATTTCTGACCGTGCATTGCCCGACAAGGCCATTGACCTGATTGATGAGGCTGCTGCCAAATTGAGGCTGGAGCTGGATTCTCTGCCGGAGGAAGTGGACGAATGGGACAGGAAAGTGCGTCAGCTTGAGATCGAGCGGGAAGCGATAAAGAGAGAGAAGAAAAACGAAGCGAAACTTCAGAGCATCAATGAGCAAATCGCCAATTCAAAGGAAAAACGCGATTCCATACGCGCTTCCTGGAAAAACGAAAAGGAAATCGTCGATACCATCCAGGAGATCAAAAAGCATATCGAACAGCTCGAAATGGAAGCTGACCGGGCAGAACGCAACAGCGACTTTGAAACGGTAGCCAAGATTCGTTACGGCGAACTGCAAAAGCAGCAGGCTATGCTGATGGCCGGGGAAGAAAAACTCGATAAACTTCCCGAGGGAAGCCGCTTTACGAATGATGAAGTGAATGCCAATGATATCGCAGATATTATTGCCAAGTGGACCGGCATCCCGGTTACAAAAATGCTGCAAAGCGAGAAAGATAAATTGTTGCACCTCGAAGATGAGATTGGCAAACGACTGATCGGTCAACAGGAAGCCGTACGGGCCGTTTCCGATGCCGTAAGACGGAGCCGGGCTGGATTGCAGGACCCAAACAGGCCTATTGGCTCTTTTATTTTCCTCGGCCCTACCGGAGTCGGAAAAACCGAGTTGGCAAAGACCCTTGCAGAAGTCCTCTTCGATGACGAAAGAGCTATCACAAGGATCGATATGAGTGAATTCCAGGAACGCCACGCCGTATCGCGGCTCGTAGGGGCGCCTCCGGGATATGTAGGCTATGATGAAGGCGGACAATTGACGGAGGCGGTTCGCAGAAGACCTTACTCCATCATCTTGCTGGACGAGATCGAAAAGGCTCACCCGGACACCTTTAACATCCTGCTACAGGTGCTTGATGACGGACGTTTGACCGACAACAAAGGTCGTGTAGCCGATTTCAAAAACACCATCATCATCATGACTTCCAATATGGGTGCCGAGATCATCCTGGAGAATTTCGAGGACCTGGATGCCCTGGGAGAGGATCATCGGAGGGATATCATGGAAACGACAAAAGAAGAAGTTTTTGAAAAACTGAAGGAAGAGTTGCGCCCTGAATTTCTGAACCGGATCGACGAGCAGATCATGTTTACGCCGCTTTCCCTCGCAGAGATCAAGCAAATTTTACTGCTTTTGCTCAAGAAAGTGGACAAAATGCTCGCCCGCCAGGGCATCGTCAGTAAGATCAGTGATAATGCATTGAACTGGCTCGCAAAGAGAGGATACAATCCTCAGTTTGGTGCCCGCCCAATGAAACGTGTCCTGCAAAAAGACGTCATCAATGAACTTTCAAAAGTGGTGCTCAGCGGAGAATACGTTACCGGAGATACTATTTATATTGATACAGATAAAAATGGGCTCGTTTTCGGTAAAACACCTTTTAAAGAAGCGGAAAAACCCGCGGAAGTAAAGGCTGCTCCAAAAAAGGATAAAGGCAAAGAAAATGAGCTGGATGCTTTGAAAAAGGCAACCAAAGATGTGGAAGATGCCGTGAAGGATATTGAGGAATAG
- a CDS encoding DUF364 domain-containing protein — protein sequence MIIAKTYELLHLKYGSRIKDLLIEDIRIGTFMSAVKLSDQSYGLASTLFDEDTYCGKKNRDFSAFTPGNIKGQKVTDLFETEKKSGLIDTLKTAVLNAISAKILEEGHYRIIQNADPVDLIDLQPPKVITIVGAFQSYIEKLSATENTLHVLELNESALLDHQKKFFVPASQYEIVVPVSDVVIITGLTLVNNTIDDLLAAISPGTQVVITGPSSSLIPDVLFDHKVTAIGATRITHPELLFDVVGSGGKGYHLFRYCAEKISILPG from the coding sequence ATGATTATCGCAAAAACCTACGAACTGCTTCATTTAAAATACGGATCCCGTATAAAAGATTTGTTGATTGAAGATATTCGGATTGGGACATTCATGTCTGCGGTAAAATTGAGTGACCAAAGCTACGGGCTGGCCAGTACCCTTTTCGATGAGGATACTTATTGCGGAAAAAAGAACCGTGATTTTTCGGCTTTTACACCGGGAAACATCAAAGGGCAAAAAGTGACGGATTTGTTTGAGACCGAAAAAAAATCAGGCTTGATAGACACCCTGAAAACGGCGGTGCTCAATGCCATTTCTGCCAAAATACTTGAAGAAGGCCATTACAGGATCATCCAAAATGCAGACCCGGTTGACCTGATCGATTTACAACCCCCAAAGGTTATTACCATAGTGGGGGCATTCCAGTCATACATTGAAAAACTGTCGGCCACCGAAAATACGCTGCATGTACTGGAATTGAATGAATCCGCCCTGCTGGATCACCAGAAAAAATTTTTCGTGCCGGCCAGTCAATACGAAATCGTTGTACCGGTTTCTGATGTGGTTATCATTACGGGACTCACCCTGGTCAATAATACCATCGACGATTTGCTGGCGGCCATTTCACCAGGTACCCAGGTGGTCATCACCGGACCTTCCAGCAGTCTCATCCCCGATGTTTTATTTGACCATAAAGTCACGGCCATCGGTGCCACGCGGATTACCCATCCGGAATTGTTGTTCGATGTTGTCGGCAGCGGGGGAAAGGGGTATCACTTGTTTAGGTATTGTGCAGAAAAGATCAGTATTCTGCCTGGATAG
- a CDS encoding ion transporter encodes MRSYLRTIVEDNTTRAGKWFDYGIQFLILISLISFSIETLPDNSEQLIALLNLIELICVAFFSLEYLTRIFIAKKPFKYIFSFYGIIDLLAILPFYLPGSIDLRYLRAFRVFRIFRALKLIRYNKALNRFHIAAGIVKEEIVLFFIVTGILIFLTASGIYFFEHEAQPDHFASIFHSLWWAIVTLTTVGYGDVYPITLGGKMFTFFVLIIGVGIVTVPAGLVATALSQAREIEQEELLEAQEGVDLSKE; translated from the coding sequence ATGAGAAGCTATCTAAGAACTATTGTTGAAGATAACACGACCAGAGCCGGTAAATGGTTTGATTACGGCATTCAGTTCCTTATACTCATTTCCTTAATCTCTTTTTCGATAGAAACCCTGCCCGATAATTCAGAACAGCTGATTGCCTTGCTCAATCTGATCGAGTTAATCTGTGTGGCCTTTTTTTCTTTGGAATACCTGACGCGGATTTTCATAGCAAAAAAGCCTTTTAAGTATATTTTCAGTTTCTACGGTATCATTGATCTTTTGGCCATTCTTCCCTTTTACCTGCCGGGAAGCATTGACCTGAGATATCTTCGTGCCTTTCGTGTTTTCAGGATATTCAGGGCGCTGAAACTGATCCGATACAATAAAGCCCTAAACAGGTTTCATATTGCCGCCGGCATTGTAAAGGAAGAAATTGTTCTTTTTTTTATCGTGACGGGAATTCTTATTTTTCTCACCGCTTCGGGCATTTATTTTTTCGAGCACGAAGCTCAGCCGGATCATTTCGCCTCCATTTTCCACAGCCTGTGGTGGGCTATTGTTACCCTGACTACAGTAGGATATGGAGATGTGTATCCCATTACCCTGGGCGGTAAGATGTTCACTTTTTTCGTACTGATCATCGGTGTGGGGATCGTGACTGTACCGGCGGGTCTTGTGGCCACGGCCCTGTCCCAGGCGCGGGAAATTGAGCAGGAAGAACTTCTGGAGGCACAGGAAGGGGTAGATTTATCAAAAGAGTAA
- a CDS encoding TetR/AcrR family transcriptional regulator produces the protein MSVGIKISLNSKLYLRDPQETSLGQKIIRHSIILIDEIGFEDFNFKKLSQQMSSTEASVYRYFENKHLLLIYLVSWYWEWVSYLIDINTMNIDDPERKLEKIIETFVFASKDNPSIDYVNESILHRLIISEGTKAYHTKQIDKENRDGFFANYKKLSQKVANVILEIDPNFSYPHALASTLFEMANNHIYFALHLTALTDVSVKNDNYDEVRNMLEYFAFSMLKCPGKGSNA, from the coding sequence ATGTCGGTTGGAATAAAAATAAGCCTGAATAGTAAGCTTTATCTTAGGGATCCGCAGGAGACTTCCCTAGGACAAAAAATCATCAGGCACAGTATCATTTTGATTGATGAGATTGGATTTGAAGATTTTAATTTCAAAAAGCTTTCACAACAGATGAGTTCAACGGAAGCCTCTGTTTATCGGTATTTTGAAAATAAGCATCTGTTGTTGATCTATTTGGTTTCCTGGTACTGGGAATGGGTGAGTTACCTGATCGACATCAATACCATGAATATTGATGATCCGGAGCGAAAGCTTGAAAAAATCATCGAAACCTTTGTTTTTGCTTCAAAAGACAATCCTTCCATCGATTATGTCAATGAAAGTATTTTGCACCGACTCATCATTTCAGAAGGAACCAAGGCATATCATACCAAACAGATTGACAAAGAAAACAGGGACGGTTTTTTTGCCAATTATAAAAAATTATCTCAGAAAGTGGCGAATGTGATTTTAGAGATAGATCCGAATTTTTCATACCCCCATGCCCTGGCCTCCACTCTTTTTGAAATGGCTAACAATCACATATACTTTGCCTTGCACCTTACGGCGCTTACGGACGTTTCAGTCAAGAACGACAATTATGATGAAGTGAGGAATATGCTGGAGTATTTTGCCTTTTCCATGTTGAAATGCCCCGGCAAAGGTTCAAATGCATAG
- a CDS encoding SulP family inorganic anion transporter, which produces MSPTKNDGILKNLKHDMPASLVVFLVAVPLCLGIALASGAPLFSGIIAGIIGGIVVGALSGSQLGVSGPAAGLAVIVLTAIQELGAFEIFLMAVVIGGIFQLILGYAKAGIIGYYFPSSVIKGMLSGIGIIIILKQIPHAFGYDKDYEGSVAFAQPDGHNTFSELFFMFEAISPGAVIITVLSMAILLLWERPFMKKIKLFQIVQGPLIVVALGIFLNLIFQQIPSFALRAEQVVTLPVAESLSGFFSQFTFPDFSQITNPAVWITGVTLAIVASLETLLSLEATDKLDPYKRVSPANRELKAQGIGNILSGLVGGLPITQVIVRSSTNIQSGGRTKMSAILHGFILFLSAIAIPAVLNLIPLASLAAILFMVGYKLAKPALFKEMYGLGKKHFIPFMVTILGIVFTDLLTGIGIGLVVAIMNILYNNYKKPFLFESEKHLKDGIIRLELAEDVTFINKASIQRTLSQIQDGSKVIIDATKSVYIDQDVIEIIREFETNAEYRDIQLKIINLESNGVSNQARKMKRALEDNILEKKSEPILN; this is translated from the coding sequence ATGAGTCCAACTAAGAACGATGGAATTTTAAAGAACCTTAAACACGACATGCCGGCTTCTTTGGTCGTATTTTTGGTTGCGGTACCTTTATGCTTAGGAATTGCCCTGGCATCGGGAGCCCCCCTGTTTTCAGGAATTATTGCAGGAATTATCGGGGGAATTGTTGTAGGTGCCCTGAGTGGCTCGCAGCTGGGGGTTAGCGGACCGGCTGCAGGATTGGCCGTAATCGTTTTAACGGCTATCCAGGAATTGGGAGCTTTTGAAATTTTCCTCATGGCCGTGGTTATAGGGGGTATATTCCAATTGATACTGGGGTATGCCAAAGCGGGAATCATCGGATACTATTTCCCTTCCTCGGTGATCAAAGGGATGCTCTCGGGCATCGGTATCATCATTATCCTCAAACAAATTCCCCATGCCTTTGGCTACGATAAGGATTATGAAGGGAGTGTAGCCTTTGCCCAACCTGATGGGCACAATACCTTTTCCGAATTGTTTTTCATGTTTGAAGCCATCAGTCCGGGCGCGGTAATCATCACGGTGCTTTCCATGGCCATCCTGCTCCTTTGGGAACGCCCTTTTATGAAAAAAATCAAATTGTTCCAGATCGTACAAGGGCCCTTAATTGTCGTCGCGCTGGGCATATTCTTAAACCTGATCTTTCAGCAGATTCCTTCTTTTGCTCTAAGGGCGGAGCAGGTAGTAACCCTTCCGGTTGCTGAAAGTCTATCCGGATTTTTCAGCCAGTTTACCTTTCCGGATTTCAGCCAGATCACCAATCCGGCCGTATGGATCACAGGGGTCACCCTGGCCATTGTGGCCAGCCTGGAAACCCTGCTAAGCCTGGAAGCGACAGATAAACTTGATCCTTACAAAAGGGTTTCACCGGCCAACCGTGAATTAAAGGCCCAGGGAATAGGAAACATCCTTTCCGGGCTGGTGGGCGGATTGCCCATCACCCAGGTGATCGTCAGAAGCTCTACAAATATCCAGTCAGGCGGCCGGACCAAAATGTCGGCCATCCTTCACGGATTCATCTTGTTTCTTTCTGCTATTGCCATCCCTGCTGTATTGAATTTAATCCCGCTGGCAAGTCTGGCTGCCATTTTGTTTATGGTGGGATACAAACTGGCTAAACCTGCTTTATTCAAAGAAATGTACGGGCTAGGTAAAAAGCACTTCATCCCTTTTATGGTAACCATTTTAGGTATTGTATTCACTGACTTACTTACAGGGATCGGAATCGGCCTTGTAGTAGCGATCATGAACATATTGTACAACAACTACAAAAAACCATTTCTTTTTGAGTCAGAAAAACATTTGAAAGACGGTATCATCAGGCTGGAACTGGCGGAAGATGTAACCTTCATCAACAAAGCGAGCATCCAGCGCACCCTCTCCCAAATACAGGACGGATCAAAAGTGATCATCGATGCCACAAAATCCGTGTATATCGATCAGGATGTCATCGAGATCATCCGGGAATTTGAAACAAATGCCGAATACCGGGATATTCAACTGAAAATCATCAATTTAGAATCTAATGGAGTGAGCAACCAGGCCCGAAAAATGAAACGTGCCCTGGAGGATAATATTCTTGAAAAGAAAAGTGAACCAATACTCAATTAA
- a CDS encoding carbonic anhydrase (macrophage inducible 5; Mig-5) — translation MKNTIFPEVPVVTQTPDTQAKITPAEAIKMLKQGNARFKEGNPIPRDLHAQIEQTATGQFPFAAIVSCIDSRIPTEMIFDQGIGDIFNARIAGNFVNPDILGSLEFACKLAGSKVVVVMGHTSCGAVKGACDEAKLGNLTQMLDKIMPAVNAIKTPEGVDRSSANTPFVDKVAAKNVELAIKNIKVQSPVLNKMYQNGEIDIIGAMYDVNTGRVKFL, via the coding sequence ATGAAAAATACCATATTTCCAGAAGTCCCTGTAGTCACTCAAACACCTGATACACAAGCTAAAATTACTCCTGCCGAGGCCATAAAAATGCTCAAACAAGGGAATGCCCGATTCAAAGAAGGCAATCCAATCCCGCGTGATTTACACGCTCAGATCGAACAAACGGCCACAGGCCAGTTTCCCTTTGCCGCTATCGTAAGTTGCATTGATTCACGTATTCCTACCGAAATGATCTTCGACCAGGGGATCGGTGATATCTTCAACGCCCGGATAGCGGGTAATTTCGTCAACCCTGACATTTTGGGAAGTCTTGAATTTGCCTGCAAACTGGCCGGCTCTAAAGTCGTGGTAGTTATGGGACATACTTCCTGCGGAGCCGTAAAAGGGGCTTGCGATGAAGCTAAATTAGGCAATCTGACTCAAATGTTAGATAAAATAATGCCGGCAGTAAACGCCATAAAAACGCCCGAAGGAGTAGACAGAAGTTCCGCAAATACCCCATTCGTTGATAAGGTGGCTGCCAAAAACGTGGAGTTAGCCATTAAAAATATAAAAGTTCAAAGCCCGGTTTTAAATAAAATGTACCAAAACGGGGAAATAGACATCATCGGCGCCATGTATGACGTCAACACAGGAAGGGTAAAATTTCTCTAA
- a CDS encoding response regulator transcription factor → MKRIAIIDDEPDARQSLRILLDTLCPDVEICGEADGVESAFVLIRQTKPHGILLDISMEDGTGFDLLNKFPKATFHVIFTTAHDEFALKAFRYHAMDYLLKPINPVELAQAVDRIKTDMPEFVSTKIDHLLESARTGQIDKITLTSNEGMVFLALDQIIRLESDAGYTTFFLVNHERHLIARPMKDFEDLMPEESFFKLHQSHIVNLAQVRKILREDGGYVLMTDGSKVPIARRRKDEFLERLKKHFPI, encoded by the coding sequence ATGAAGCGTATAGCCATCATAGACGACGAACCGGACGCCAGGCAATCCCTCAGAATATTGTTGGATACACTGTGCCCGGATGTGGAAATTTGTGGAGAGGCAGATGGGGTGGAGAGTGCATTTGTGCTCATCCGGCAAACCAAACCTCACGGTATTTTACTCGATATTTCCATGGAAGACGGAACCGGGTTTGATCTGCTGAATAAATTCCCCAAAGCTACTTTTCACGTTATTTTCACCACAGCTCATGATGAATTTGCCTTAAAAGCTTTTCGGTATCATGCTATGGATTATTTGTTAAAACCCATCAATCCGGTCGAACTTGCACAGGCTGTTGACCGGATCAAAACAGACATGCCGGAATTTGTTTCCACTAAAATCGACCATTTGCTGGAAAGCGCCCGCACCGGGCAGATCGACAAAATCACCCTTACCAGCAACGAGGGCATGGTGTTCCTGGCCCTTGACCAGATCATTCGATTGGAATCAGACGCCGGTTATACCACCTTTTTCCTGGTGAATCATGAACGCCACCTCATCGCCCGGCCGATGAAGGATTTTGAAGACCTGATGCCGGAAGAAAGCTTCTTCAAGCTCCACCAGTCGCATATTGTAAATCTTGCTCAGGTCAGGAAGATTCTCCGGGAGGATGGGGGGTATGTACTGATGACGGACGGCTCGAAGGTGCCTATTGCCCGACGGAGAAAGGATGAATTCCTGGAGAGGTTAAAAAAGCATTTTCCTATATGA